From the Maioricimonas rarisocia genome, one window contains:
- a CDS encoding uracil-DNA glycosylase, translated as MTDDPSSESRTPDLRRALLQSLKSWQAAGVSHLPIAAPLPVEAPAAAAPEASPAPVETPAPAAPEVASAPPPAAPPSAASPPETSPSEVESMPRSESRPRSRAAREKALSALAERVAQCTRCQELAETRTQTVFGVGNPQAQVMFVGEAPGADEDKQGEPFVGRAGQLLNKIIEACGWKREDIYICNILRCRPPGNRNPSPKEAANCREYLDGQISTVDPDYIVCWGTIAAQNLLDTTETIGKLRGRFMEYGRAKVLCTYHPSYLLRNPSAKKPVWEDMQLLLKEMGLEPPPQK; from the coding sequence ATGACCGACGATCCATCTTCTGAATCCCGGACTCCCGATCTCCGTCGCGCGCTGCTGCAGTCTCTGAAGAGCTGGCAGGCCGCGGGAGTTTCGCATCTGCCGATTGCCGCTCCGTTGCCGGTCGAAGCACCGGCTGCTGCCGCGCCGGAAGCGTCCCCGGCGCCGGTCGAAACGCCAGCTCCTGCCGCACCGGAAGTCGCATCCGCCCCTCCGCCGGCGGCCCCTCCGTCCGCTGCGTCTCCCCCCGAAACGTCCCCGAGTGAAGTGGAATCGATGCCCCGTTCGGAATCCCGGCCGCGATCGCGTGCCGCCCGTGAGAAAGCCCTGTCTGCCCTGGCGGAGCGTGTCGCCCAGTGCACCCGCTGTCAGGAACTGGCCGAGACACGAACGCAAACCGTTTTCGGCGTCGGCAATCCGCAGGCTCAGGTGATGTTCGTCGGCGAAGCCCCCGGCGCCGACGAAGACAAGCAGGGAGAACCTTTCGTCGGCCGGGCCGGCCAGCTTCTGAACAAGATCATCGAAGCGTGCGGCTGGAAACGGGAGGACATCTACATCTGCAACATCCTGCGATGCCGGCCGCCGGGCAACCGCAATCCGTCGCCGAAGGAAGCCGCCAACTGCCGCGAGTATCTCGACGGTCAGATCAGCACGGTCGATCCGGATTACATCGTCTGCTGGGGGACGATCGCGGCACAGAACCTGCTCGACACGACGGAAACGATCGGCAAGCTGCGGGGACGGTTCATGGAGTACGGCCGCGCAAAGGTGCTCTGCACATATCACCCGTCGTACCTGCTGCGGAACCCCTCCGCGAAGAAGCCGGTCTGGGAAGACATGCAGCTGCTGCTCAAGGAAATGGGACTCGAGCCGCCTCCGCAAAAGTAA
- a CDS encoding sulfatase-like hydrolase/transferase, whose translation MRSPLPRRLTILCGLLCGLLCHHAGTAIAAPNVLFLLTDDQRPDTIGSLGNDLIETPHLDRLVREGTTFTRAIVAIPICVASRAEILTGRDGRLNGKENHGFSPAEGVTHWATAMRGAGYETCYVGKWHTSGRPSHHGYERSEGLYAGGGGRFPLTHPHDWKGMPVTGYRGWVFQTDDRTLFPELGVGLTPDISSDFADAAIGFLREDREQPFFLHVNFTAPHDPLFVPTGYEDRYSASDIPLPVNFRPEHPFDHGNAKGRDEVLFGFPRTEEETRRGLAVYYAVITHLDAQIGRILATLEETGQLDETIILISSDHGLAMGSHGLRGKQNMYEHSIGVPLIFRGPGIPADQRTDAQCYLRDLYPTVCELTGVEIPETVHGRSLVPVIRGEAEQAYDAVFGHFRDVQRMIRTPDWKYVWYPQVQQEQLFHLADDPHELHDLSQDAAHESTRKQLRAQLDAEWERIDALKQARP comes from the coding sequence ATGCGATCCCCCCTCCCCCGTCGCCTGACCATCCTGTGCGGCCTTCTCTGTGGACTGCTCTGCCATCATGCCGGCACTGCCATCGCAGCGCCCAACGTCCTGTTTCTACTGACGGACGACCAGCGGCCGGACACGATTGGCTCGCTGGGTAACGACCTGATCGAGACGCCTCATCTCGACCGGCTGGTCCGGGAAGGAACAACCTTCACTCGCGCCATCGTCGCCATCCCCATCTGTGTCGCCAGCCGGGCCGAGATCCTCACCGGTCGGGACGGGCGGCTCAACGGCAAAGAGAACCACGGTTTCTCGCCGGCCGAAGGCGTCACGCACTGGGCCACCGCCATGCGGGGCGCCGGCTACGAGACCTGCTACGTCGGCAAGTGGCACACGAGCGGCCGCCCCAGCCACCACGGCTATGAGCGCAGCGAAGGACTGTATGCCGGCGGAGGGGGACGCTTCCCGCTGACGCATCCACACGACTGGAAAGGGATGCCGGTCACCGGCTACCGCGGCTGGGTCTTCCAGACCGACGATCGCACGCTCTTTCCCGAACTGGGCGTGGGGCTGACTCCCGACATCAGCAGCGACTTCGCCGACGCCGCAATCGGTTTCCTCCGCGAAGACCGCGAGCAGCCGTTCTTTCTGCACGTCAATTTCACGGCTCCACACGATCCGCTGTTCGTCCCGACCGGCTATGAGGACCGGTACTCCGCAAGCGACATCCCGTTGCCGGTCAACTTCCGGCCGGAGCATCCGTTCGATCACGGAAACGCGAAGGGACGGGACGAAGTGCTGTTCGGCTTCCCGCGCACCGAAGAGGAAACCCGCCGCGGCCTGGCCGTCTACTACGCGGTCATCACCCACCTTGATGCCCAGATCGGCCGGATCCTCGCGACACTGGAAGAGACCGGCCAGCTGGACGAGACGATCATCCTGATTTCGAGCGACCACGGACTGGCAATGGGAAGCCACGGCCTGCGCGGCAAACAGAACATGTACGAGCACTCGATCGGCGTGCCGCTGATCTTCCGCGGCCCCGGCATTCCTGCCGATCAGCGAACCGACGCGCAGTGCTACCTTCGTGACCTCTACCCGACCGTCTGCGAGCTGACGGGAGTCGAGATCCCGGAGACCGTGCACGGACGCAGCCTGGTGCCGGTCATCCGCGGCGAAGCAGAGCAAGCCTACGATGCTGTCTTCGGCCACTTCCGGGACGTGCAGCGGATGATCCGCACACCGGACTGGAAGTACGTCTGGTATCCGCAGGTGCAGCAGGAACAGCTGTTTCACCTGGCGGATGATCCGCACGAACTCCATGACCTCTCGCAGGACGCCGCCCACGAATCGACGCGAAAGCAGCTGCGGGCACAACTCGATGCGGAATGGGAGCGAATCGACGCGCTCAAGCAGGCGAGGCCATAG
- a CDS encoding SET domain-containing protein, which translates to MSLSQSSLIEVRKIPGKGRGVVAREFIPADTVIERCPVLVVKEQDIDESMLMSYVYCWGRGTVAVALGYGSLYNHSYEPNAYYEDVGQQTKVFTAIRDIEPGEEVTINYNGEPEDKTDVGFPVLASKSRKSSKSSSRNGTTSRTNGRAATNGRAATNGRAATNGKKSRSRKTTRAK; encoded by the coding sequence ATGAGTCTGTCCCAGTCGTCGCTGATCGAAGTCCGCAAGATTCCGGGCAAGGGACGCGGCGTGGTTGCCCGCGAATTCATTCCCGCGGACACCGTGATCGAACGCTGCCCCGTGCTCGTCGTCAAGGAGCAGGACATCGACGAGTCGATGCTGATGAGCTACGTCTACTGCTGGGGACGAGGGACGGTCGCCGTCGCGCTCGGCTATGGTTCACTCTACAACCACAGCTACGAACCGAACGCCTACTACGAGGATGTCGGTCAGCAGACCAAGGTCTTCACGGCCATCCGCGACATCGAGCCGGGCGAAGAGGTCACGATCAACTACAACGGCGAGCCGGAAGACAAAACAGACGTCGGCTTCCCGGTCCTGGCGTCGAAGTCCCGCAAGTCGTCGAAGTCGTCGTCCCGCAACGGCACGACGTCCCGCACGAACGGTCGCGCCGCAACGAACGGGCGTGCGGCCACCAATGGCCGCGCTG